In one Nostoc sp. KVJ3 genomic region, the following are encoded:
- a CDS encoding TIGR04282 family arsenosugar biosynthesis glycosyltransferase — MLNLPASPKRHLIIFTRYPEPGKTKTRLIPALGNFGAVNLQRKMTEHTISQVQELQKAIAISMEVRFAGGNSQLMQNWLGLDLVYQSQGEGDLGSRMARSLFDAFQSGAEKAIIIGTDCPGVNAQILTTAFEKLQTFDLVLGPAIDGGYYLIGLRQPIPELFINIEWGTAQVFQKTVDIAQKLNLSHTNLSPLADVDRPEDLPIWEQTLAGQMEN, encoded by the coding sequence GTGCTGAACTTACCAGCAAGCCCAAAACGGCATTTGATTATTTTTACTCGCTATCCTGAACCAGGGAAGACAAAAACCCGACTGATACCTGCTTTGGGAAATTTTGGTGCTGTCAATCTTCAACGAAAAATGACTGAACATACAATATCTCAAGTTCAAGAATTGCAAAAAGCTATTGCCATATCTATGGAAGTGCGGTTTGCAGGTGGCAATTCGCAACTTATGCAAAACTGGCTAGGGTTGGATTTGGTTTACCAGTCTCAAGGTGAAGGGGATCTAGGTTCGCGGATGGCGCGATCGCTTTTCGATGCTTTTCAATCTGGTGCAGAAAAAGCAATTATCATCGGTACAGATTGTCCTGGAGTCAATGCCCAGATTCTAACAACAGCCTTTGAGAAGTTACAAACCTTTGACCTTGTACTAGGCCCTGCGATCGACGGTGGATATTACTTAATTGGTTTGCGCCAACCCATCCCTGAGTTATTCATTAACATTGAGTGGGGAACTGCTCAAGTATTTCAGAAAACCGTAGATATTGCCCAGAAACTTAATTTATCACATACTAACTTGTCGCCTTTAGCTGATGTTGACCGACCGGAGGATTTGCCAATTTGGGAACAAACCCTTGCAGGACAGATGGAAAATTGA
- a CDS encoding ATP-binding protein, with translation MNLDDLALQLQNMRKRVALLQRQSEQQKIQEDIELVTDVFKELYLALEEMQVANEDLQRQNEELSNAQQSLIAQRQRYQELFEEVPDAYLVTDPKGVIQEANSAANTLFNISKTFLLGKPIGIFVLEKELIAFYLKLTHLSDRVEVPGWKMQEWEVTLRPRDKIPIMAAVKVVAIRNQQGNLVGLRWLLRDISESKRTQAKLQWAEEAMRQALVKERELSELQSRLLTTASHEFRTPLATIHSSAELLEHYRHLWDDKRQQIHLRRIQTSVMHITQLLNDVLLLSQDETGRLEFNPTPLNLVEFCRDLLEELEQSDRSQHPIAFSSECQCTQANLDAKLLRQILSNLFSNCLKYSPIGSTIKFSVTTANDRAIFQTQDSGIGIPLSDIEHIFEPFHRASNTGNIPGMGLGMSVVKQTVDLHGGEILVESAIGVGTTFTVILPFSTNL, from the coding sequence GTGAATTTGGACGATTTAGCCTTACAGTTACAAAATATGCGTAAGCGCGTCGCCCTTTTGCAACGCCAGAGTGAACAGCAAAAAATACAGGAAGATATTGAACTCGTCACGGATGTATTCAAGGAACTCTACCTAGCCTTGGAAGAAATGCAAGTAGCTAATGAAGACCTACAGCGACAGAATGAAGAATTATCAAACGCTCAACAGTCTTTAATAGCACAACGTCAACGCTACCAAGAACTTTTTGAGGAAGTACCAGATGCCTATTTGGTGACCGATCCAAAAGGAGTAATTCAGGAAGCTAACTCTGCTGCAAATACTCTGTTCAATATCTCAAAGACTTTCCTATTGGGCAAACCGATAGGAATTTTTGTACTTGAGAAAGAACTGATTGCTTTTTATTTGAAACTGACTCATCTGAGCGATCGCGTTGAAGTTCCAGGCTGGAAAATGCAAGAGTGGGAAGTAACCCTGCGACCGCGTGACAAAATACCCATTATGGCTGCGGTGAAAGTGGTTGCTATCCGTAATCAACAAGGTAACTTAGTCGGTCTGCGCTGGCTATTGCGGGATATTAGCGAAAGCAAGCGCACTCAAGCCAAGCTGCAATGGGCAGAAGAGGCGATGCGACAAGCCCTTGTCAAAGAAAGGGAGCTTAGTGAACTTCAATCCCGCTTGCTCACCACTGCCTCTCATGAGTTTCGCACCCCTTTGGCTACCATCCACTCTTCTGCGGAGCTACTAGAACATTATCGCCATTTATGGGACGACAAGCGACAACAGATCCACCTGCGTCGCATTCAAACATCTGTTATGCATATAACCCAGTTGTTGAATGATGTATTGCTGCTAAGTCAGGATGAAACAGGCAGGTTAGAGTTTAATCCAACCCCCCTAAATTTAGTGGAATTTTGCCGCGATCTACTAGAAGAATTAGAACAGAGCGATCGCTCTCAACATCCGATCGCTTTTAGCAGTGAGTGTCAATGCACCCAAGCTAACCTAGATGCTAAACTACTACGGCAAATTTTAAGTAATTTATTCTCAAATTGTCTAAAATACTCACCCATTGGTAGCACCATTAAGTTTTCTGTAACTACTGCCAACGATCGAGCTATATTCCAGACTCAAGACTCTGGTATTGGCATTCCCCTTTCTGACATTGAACACATCTTTGAACCGTTCCATCGGGCCAGTAATACAGGCAATATCCCAGGAATGGGATTAGGGATGTCCGTCGTCAAGCAGACTGTAGATTTACATGGTGGCGAGATTCTTGTCGAAAGTGCGATCGGTGTGGGAACTACCTTTACAGTTATTCTACCATTCTCAACAAATTTGTAG